The proteins below come from a single Nitrospiraceae bacterium genomic window:
- a CDS encoding lipoprotein-releasing ABC transporter permease subunit, translating to MTLPYEILVGLRYLRAKRRQRTISLNTFISITGITLGVAALIGTLGIMTGFKEDLQSKILGTTAHVIVQERGSNDMKGYADLVDQIEAVPDVIAAAPFIFKQVLVTSKTAVQGIILRGIQPSQEIRVTDLETNMKFGDLADLTRPFTPSTSPDSGRDTPSSTNPPGIILGKELAFRLGVFIGDTINVVSPVGPMTSLTMTPKIRPYTVVGVFESGMFEYDSSLAYISLDEAQKFFNLGETVTGIQVKVNDVFLAQQIAQRLEATLGHIFIARDWMQLNRNLFSALKLEKTMMFLLLVLITLVASFNIVGTLTMIVNEKQREIAILKAMGATPGAIMRIFMLNGLVIGIVGTGIGVPLGYTFLWLIQNYWTFDASVYYISRIPVHILPLDVLLVATSAILISFAATFYPSWQAAKLDPVSALRYE from the coding sequence GTGACCCTCCCATATGAGATATTAGTCGGACTGCGGTATCTTCGGGCCAAACGTCGGCAGCGAACGATTTCGCTGAACACGTTTATCTCCATCACCGGGATTACGCTTGGTGTCGCAGCACTCATTGGCACGCTTGGCATCATGACCGGCTTTAAGGAGGATCTCCAGTCGAAAATCCTTGGCACGACTGCGCATGTGATCGTCCAGGAACGTGGTAGCAATGACATGAAAGGGTATGCGGACCTGGTCGATCAGATTGAAGCCGTTCCCGATGTGATAGCCGCTGCCCCGTTTATTTTTAAACAAGTGCTCGTCACCTCCAAAACAGCCGTGCAAGGGATCATCCTCCGGGGCATTCAGCCCTCGCAGGAAATACGCGTGACCGATTTAGAAACCAACATGAAATTTGGGGATTTGGCTGACCTGACTCGCCCTTTTACTCCATCGACATCTCCTGATTCCGGTCGGGACACGCCTTCATCCACCAACCCACCCGGAATTATTTTGGGGAAGGAATTGGCCTTTCGGCTTGGCGTGTTTATCGGCGATACCATCAACGTCGTCTCACCTGTCGGTCCCATGACTTCGTTGACCATGACACCGAAAATTCGCCCCTACACCGTGGTCGGCGTGTTCGAATCCGGCATGTTCGAATATGATTCTTCGTTAGCATATATCAGCCTGGACGAAGCCCAGAAATTTTTTAATCTCGGTGAGACGGTCACCGGGATTCAGGTCAAGGTCAACGACGTATTTTTGGCCCAGCAGATTGCTCAACGACTAGAAGCCACACTCGGCCATATCTTTATCGCCCGTGATTGGATGCAGTTAAATCGAAATTTGTTTTCGGCATTGAAACTCGAAAAGACCATGATGTTTCTACTGCTAGTCTTGATTACCCTGGTCGCCTCGTTCAATATCGTGGGAACCTTGACGATGATTGTCAACGAAAAGCAACGGGAAATTGCCATCCTCAAAGCCATGGGCGCCACGCCAGGAGCGATCATGCGGATTTTCATGTTAAACGGGTTGGTAATCGGAATCGTGGGAACGGGCATTGGGGTCCCCCTGGGCTATACCTTTTTGTGGCTCATTCAGAACTATTGGACCTTCGACGCCTCCGTCTATTACATCTCCCGCATTCCCGTGCACATTCTGCCATTAGACGTGCTGTTAGTAGCCACTTCGGCCATCCTGATCAGTTTTGCCGCCACGTTCTACCCTTCATGGCAAGCGGCGAAGTTAGACCCGGTCAGCGCCCTTCGTTATGAATAA
- the xerD gene encoding site-specific tyrosine recombinase XerD: protein MQECIDRYLTMLQVEQGYAVNTIESYRRDLRKLEIFFRTYDITDPTHLSKPLWFQFLNSLKAQGLSSSSIARCLASIRGFYKSFERGKDDPAFEGILKGTPKQWSQLPKLLSEAEVTRLLNLPVMNTKEDLRDAAMVELLYATGLRVSELINLELAHLNLDVGFVQATGKRDKQRIVPIGDKARQLVSGYLQSSRPAFVKKRSSSALFLTRLGRAMSRQCFWKILKDRKARAGITKPISPHMLRHSFATHLLDHGADLRSVQMMLGHASIATTQIYTHVEQARLKKVHDQYFPRKQRSRVFGAHQDTGP, encoded by the coding sequence ATGCAGGAATGTATTGATCGTTATCTCACGATGTTACAGGTCGAGCAGGGTTATGCGGTAAACACCATTGAGAGCTATCGCCGGGACCTGAGGAAACTCGAGATCTTTTTTCGAACATACGATATTACCGATCCCACTCATCTTTCCAAGCCCCTGTGGTTTCAATTCTTGAACAGTTTGAAAGCCCAGGGGCTGTCCTCCTCTTCCATTGCCAGGTGTCTGGCGTCTATCCGGGGTTTTTACAAATCGTTTGAACGGGGAAAGGATGATCCGGCCTTTGAGGGTATATTGAAAGGGACGCCGAAGCAATGGAGTCAATTGCCAAAGTTGTTGTCCGAAGCCGAAGTAACCAGATTACTCAACTTGCCGGTGATGAATACCAAGGAAGATCTCCGTGATGCCGCTATGGTGGAACTGCTCTATGCCACCGGTCTTCGGGTATCGGAACTCATCAATTTGGAATTGGCGCATCTCAATCTGGATGTGGGGTTTGTGCAGGCGACTGGCAAGCGGGACAAACAACGAATTGTTCCCATCGGAGATAAGGCACGCCAGTTGGTCTCCGGGTATCTGCAGTCTTCCCGCCCGGCCTTTGTCAAAAAGCGTTCGTCTTCGGCCTTATTCCTCACCCGGCTGGGTCGGGCCATGAGCCGGCAATGTTTTTGGAAAATTCTCAAGGATCGTAAGGCTCGCGCAGGCATCACCAAGCCTATTTCACCCCATATGCTTCGCCATTCATTTGCCACGCATTTATTAGATCATGGCGCCGATCTTCGTTCGGTTCAAATGATGCTTGGCCATGCCAGCATTGCCACGACACAAATCTATACCCATGTGGAGCAAGCCCGACTCAAAAAGGTTCATGACCAATACTTTCCACGAAAACAACGTTCAAGGGTATTTGGAGCCCACCAGGATACTGGTCCTTGA
- a CDS encoding histone deacetylase: MGRVGYVSHPAYERHEMGRSHPESPERLRAIRAQLESSGTWSRLHQVAPRRAERKWIELVHNSSYVESLERRSPSIGYVSLDPDTSMCPGTLEAAYLAVGGGLAAVDAIMNHEIDHAFCAVRPPGHHAEADQAMGFCFLNTIAIAARYLQQQYGLQRMMIVDWDVHHGNGTQQAFYDDPTVLFFSTHQAPFYPGTGRATETGAGQGKGLTINVPLSGGQGDEEYRDIFQKVLVPAAEHFQPECILISAGFDGHRDDPLASMALTSQGYADMTAIVLKIANKFASGRIVSCLEGGYHLKALAESVDRHLQALLEN, translated from the coding sequence ATGGGACGTGTTGGATACGTTTCTCATCCGGCCTATGAACGCCATGAGATGGGCAGAAGCCATCCGGAGTCACCTGAACGCCTTCGTGCCATACGCGCGCAATTAGAAAGTTCGGGTACGTGGTCCCGGTTGCATCAGGTCGCCCCACGACGGGCCGAGCGGAAATGGATTGAACTGGTCCACAACTCGTCCTATGTGGAGAGCCTTGAACGACGCTCCCCCTCAATTGGTTATGTTTCCCTGGATCCTGATACCTCGATGTGTCCAGGAACGCTGGAGGCGGCCTATCTGGCGGTCGGCGGGGGCTTGGCGGCGGTGGATGCGATCATGAACCACGAGATTGACCACGCTTTTTGCGCTGTGCGGCCTCCAGGGCATCATGCCGAGGCGGATCAAGCCATGGGGTTTTGTTTCCTTAATACCATCGCCATTGCCGCCCGTTATCTTCAGCAACAATATGGACTACAGAGGATGATGATTGTGGATTGGGATGTGCACCACGGCAATGGCACGCAACAGGCCTTCTATGATGATCCCACTGTCCTTTTTTTTAGCACCCACCAGGCCCCATTTTATCCCGGGACGGGCCGGGCGACGGAAACCGGGGCAGGTCAAGGGAAAGGTCTGACCATCAATGTGCCGCTCTCGGGAGGACAAGGGGATGAGGAGTATCGCGACATATTCCAGAAGGTCTTGGTCCCGGCCGCCGAACACTTTCAACCTGAATGTATTCTCATTTCTGCCGGATTTGACGGTCACCGGGATGATCCGTTGGCGAGTATGGCCTTAACGTCACAAGGGTATGCCGATATGACGGCGATTGTCTTGAAGATTGCAAATAAATTTGCAAGTGGGCGAATCGTGTCATGTTTAGAAGGCGGGTATCACCTCAAGGCGTTGGCGGAATCCGTGGACCGCCATCTTCAGGCTCTGCTGGAAAATTAA
- a CDS encoding acyltransferase translates to MSRISGGYYQFSPVFGEVQRNLETILNAIHNFEGHLLVFPELAFSGYQFLSKDEVRELAEDIPSGPAIKALEEAVRGRDLHVVVGLAEQDHDRLFNSAVLIGPKGYIGRYRKTHLFFEETLWFDPGDTGFLVWDIGKAKVGLLVCFDWFFPEAARSLAIKGADILCHPSNLVLPYCPDAMVTRCLENGVFAITANRVGREQRGEKPALPFIGMSEIVAPNGKILCRSSLKDGEVGLCEMDMAEARDKRINPYNDLLKDRRPQWYVL, encoded by the coding sequence ATGTCCAGAATCAGTGGAGGGTATTATCAATTTTCTCCGGTGTTTGGAGAAGTTCAGCGTAATCTAGAAACCATCTTGAACGCCATCCATAACTTTGAAGGGCATCTTCTTGTTTTTCCCGAACTAGCATTTTCGGGATATCAATTCCTTTCTAAAGATGAAGTCCGGGAGCTGGCTGAAGACATTCCCTCCGGTCCTGCTATTAAAGCCTTGGAGGAGGCCGTTCGGGGGCGTGACCTGCATGTTGTGGTCGGGTTGGCTGAACAAGACCATGACCGGTTATTTAATTCAGCAGTGTTGATTGGCCCGAAAGGGTATATCGGGAGATATCGGAAAACCCATTTATTTTTTGAGGAAACCCTCTGGTTTGATCCTGGAGATACGGGATTTCTTGTCTGGGATATTGGAAAGGCTAAGGTGGGGCTTCTGGTCTGTTTTGATTGGTTTTTCCCTGAAGCCGCAAGAAGTCTGGCCATAAAGGGCGCCGATATTTTATGCCACCCCAGCAATTTAGTGTTGCCCTATTGTCCTGATGCCATGGTGACGAGATGCTTGGAAAACGGGGTGTTTGCCATTACAGCGAATCGAGTCGGTCGTGAACAGCGTGGGGAAAAACCCGCCTTGCCATTTATTGGCATGAGTGAGATTGTGGCCCCTAATGGAAAAATTTTGTGTCGGTCTTCCCTCAAAGACGGAGAGGTCGGTCTGTGCGAGATGGATATGGCGGAAGCCCGGGACAAACGAATCAATCCCTATAACGATTTGCTCAAAGATCGACGTCCTCAATGGTATGTTTTGTAA
- a CDS encoding ABC transporter ATP-binding protein codes for MNNPIDSEFTPQAPLVSIDNLCRSFQMGKQTVHVLNGITMTLARKEMVSIVGASGAGKSTLLHIMGTLDRPTSGKVLFEGKNMFRVSETALAGFRNRSIGFVFQFHHLLPEFTALENTYLPALIQKIPKQQAVDAAKSLLSEVGLSHRLHHKPGELSGGEQQRVAVARALIRHPDLVLADEPTGNLDTHTGDELFELLRKLNHTHGTAFVIVTHNEKLSLQTDRLIQLQDGQIIEDRCLKDKSTITDGS; via the coding sequence ATGAATAACCCAATCGACTCAGAGTTCACGCCCCAAGCGCCATTGGTCTCTATCGACAACCTTTGTCGTTCATTTCAGATGGGCAAGCAAACGGTGCATGTCCTCAACGGCATTACCATGACGTTAGCGCGAAAGGAAATGGTGTCGATTGTCGGCGCATCAGGCGCCGGAAAAAGCACTCTGCTCCACATCATGGGGACCTTGGATCGCCCGACAAGTGGAAAAGTATTGTTTGAAGGGAAGAATATGTTCCGGGTAAGCGAAACCGCGCTAGCAGGATTCCGGAATCGATCCATCGGATTTGTCTTTCAATTTCATCACCTTCTTCCAGAGTTCACTGCCTTGGAAAACACCTATCTTCCGGCGCTCATCCAAAAAATTCCCAAACAGCAGGCCGTGGACGCCGCAAAATCTCTCTTATCTGAAGTGGGGCTTTCTCACCGTCTGCACCATAAACCGGGGGAATTATCAGGAGGAGAGCAGCAACGTGTCGCCGTGGCCAGAGCCTTAATCCGGCACCCCGACCTGGTGTTGGCGGATGAACCGACAGGCAATCTGGATACGCATACCGGGGATGAATTATTTGAACTTTTACGAAAACTCAATCACACGCATGGAACAGCCTTCGTGATTGTGACCCACAACGAAAAACTTTCCCTTCAGACCGACCGGCTGATTCAACTACAGGATGGACAAATTATCGAGGATCGCTGTCTGAAGGATAAATCGACCATAACGGACGGGTCGTAA
- the lysS gene encoding lysine--tRNA ligase — MEELNEQQQQRLEKLHALQNGGLHPFGTRFSTTHTLETILQLYTASTKEELEGTPISCTVAGRIVAMRRFGKAAFAALQEEGHRLQVYLKKDLLGDQSYELSQSFDLGDWIGVEGRLFRTKTDELTVEVHRLTFLTKGLRPLPEKWHGLTDIETRYRQRYVDLIANPSVHQVFRTRSRIINIIRSFLTEREYLEVETPMMHSIPGGATARPFVTHHNTLDVDLYLRVAPELYLKRLIVGGFRRVFEINRNFRNEGISTIHNPEFTMLEFYQAYADYHDLMDLTEQLFHTLSLEVCGDPTVAYQGQNISLAPPWRRVPYLDSIVEVNQLDPEILSDQKKAVDAAKRLGVDCAPQASHVDILVNLFEATVEPTLIQPTFITDFPIEISPLARKKEANPALTDRFELFIGGRELANGFSELNDPLDQRQRFEAQVALRDAGDDEAHYLDEDFIRALEYGMPPTAGEGIGIDRLVMLFTNQASIRDVILFPQLRPDRPL; from the coding sequence ATGGAAGAATTGAACGAACAACAACAACAACGGCTGGAAAAGCTCCACGCGCTTCAGAATGGAGGCCTTCATCCCTTTGGTACACGTTTTTCCACCACCCACACGCTTGAGACTATTCTTCAGTTGTATACGGCCTCAACCAAAGAAGAGCTTGAAGGCACACCGATTTCGTGCACGGTAGCCGGACGCATTGTGGCCATGCGCCGCTTTGGAAAGGCCGCTTTTGCGGCCCTACAGGAAGAAGGCCATCGTCTCCAGGTTTACCTCAAGAAGGATCTGCTTGGGGATCAGTCCTATGAACTTTCGCAGTCGTTTGATTTAGGGGATTGGATCGGAGTCGAAGGCCGGTTATTTCGCACCAAAACCGACGAACTCACAGTAGAAGTCCATCGCCTCACCTTTCTCACAAAGGGGTTACGGCCTCTTCCGGAAAAATGGCACGGGCTTACCGACATTGAAACCCGGTATCGGCAACGGTATGTGGATTTGATTGCCAATCCATCGGTGCACCAGGTCTTCCGCACACGCAGTCGAATCATTAATATCATTCGTTCGTTTCTCACGGAACGAGAATACCTCGAAGTGGAAACGCCGATGATGCATTCCATCCCTGGAGGAGCCACAGCACGCCCGTTTGTGACCCATCACAACACCCTCGATGTAGACTTATATTTGCGCGTGGCACCGGAATTATACCTCAAGCGCCTCATTGTCGGAGGTTTCCGGCGCGTTTTTGAAATTAACCGCAATTTCCGCAATGAAGGCATTTCCACCATTCACAATCCTGAATTTACCATGTTGGAATTTTATCAGGCCTATGCGGATTATCATGATCTGATGGACCTGACCGAACAGTTGTTTCACACCTTGAGCCTGGAAGTATGCGGAGACCCAACGGTGGCCTACCAGGGCCAAAACATTTCTCTCGCGCCACCCTGGCGTCGAGTGCCGTATCTGGATTCGATTGTAGAGGTCAACCAGTTGGATCCTGAAATCCTGTCGGATCAGAAGAAAGCCGTGGACGCGGCAAAACGGTTAGGTGTTGATTGTGCACCGCAAGCCAGCCATGTCGACATCCTCGTCAATCTCTTTGAAGCCACCGTCGAGCCAACATTGATTCAACCAACCTTCATCACCGATTTCCCTATCGAAATTTCCCCGTTGGCCAGGAAAAAAGAAGCCAACCCGGCCCTGACCGACCGATTTGAACTCTTTATTGGTGGGCGGGAATTAGCGAATGGATTTTCGGAGTTAAATGATCCCTTGGACCAGCGACAACGGTTTGAGGCCCAAGTGGCGTTGCGGGATGCGGGAGACGACGAAGCCCATTATCTGGATGAAGACTTTATTCGAGCCCTCGAATATGGCATGCCTCCCACAGCGGGAGAAGGGATTGGGATTGATCGACTCGTCATGCTATTCACCAATCAGGCCTCGATTCGCGATGTCATCCTTTTCCCCCAACTTCGACCGGATCGGCCTTTGTGA
- a CDS encoding sulfurtransferase, whose product MTENFFIDTESLAQNLGREDLVILDVRGRAAYSSHIPGAVHSTWHEYSDPSAVAKGVLNPDLGRIEQRLRALGINQSSDVVVYCNPFDNWGDEGRMFWMLRYLGHSSVRILDGGWVKWTAEQRPFEHEAIQPKPGDFTVKANPDLIVNKDGLKKLVKGPHPDTIILDARSVEEYAGKEIDGLPRAGHIPSAINIPWNRFLQPDATVKPAEQVRKIFEDHGLRDNQEIMTYCLGGVRAAWVFCLLRYVGFPRVKVYPGSWWEWSRDFAAPAEKDVKLLYRVTNQDQMRSS is encoded by the coding sequence GTGACCGAAAATTTTTTCATTGATACCGAATCACTTGCCCAAAACCTGGGCCGCGAAGACCTGGTCATTCTTGATGTACGAGGTCGTGCGGCCTATTCCTCACATATTCCGGGTGCCGTTCATAGCACATGGCATGAGTACAGTGATCCGTCAGCCGTGGCAAAGGGGGTCTTAAATCCTGACCTTGGGAGAATTGAACAGCGCCTTCGAGCCCTCGGTATTAACCAGTCCAGCGATGTGGTTGTTTACTGCAACCCCTTCGATAATTGGGGTGATGAGGGACGCATGTTCTGGATGTTGAGGTATCTGGGACATTCCAGCGTCCGAATTCTGGACGGTGGGTGGGTCAAGTGGACTGCAGAGCAGCGTCCCTTTGAACATGAAGCGATTCAACCCAAGCCGGGGGATTTTACTGTCAAGGCCAATCCGGACCTCATTGTGAATAAGGATGGATTGAAAAAACTGGTCAAAGGACCCCATCCGGATACCATCATTCTTGATGCCAGAAGTGTTGAGGAATATGCGGGGAAGGAGATCGATGGGTTGCCCCGGGCCGGCCATATTCCCTCTGCCATTAATATCCCGTGGAATCGGTTTTTACAACCGGATGCCACGGTGAAACCTGCAGAGCAGGTCAGGAAAATATTTGAGGATCACGGGCTACGGGACAATCAGGAGATCATGACATATTGCTTGGGGGGGGTGCGGGCGGCCTGGGTGTTTTGTCTCTTGCGATATGTCGGATTTCCACGAGTGAAAGTCTATCCAGGGTCATGGTGGGAATGGTCACGTGATTTCGCGGCACCGGCGGAAAAAGACGTGAAGCTGTTATATCGGGTCACCAATCAGGATCAAATGAGATCATCTTGA
- a CDS encoding helix-hairpin-helix domain-containing protein, with the protein MNRWVVISVVLLLGLPGCMVSKSKYEASVADMESAKAELEKSRMHQEALEEQIRNLKGLNEKVSTDLEKMTTEVQRIKEGRKNEHTLLETRERELDQEKEQLMSKLRVVVDQYQKVKAQNKALKETVLRYQKELKDTRESSIESTSGVMKSSEKPDMAKTEMTPSVNSSPIVSSKPPVPKIVTPPTLPKIGGDLVNINKAPVSDLVLTLGLTREVAEEVVSNRPYRLRGELVAKNIIPKATFDEIKDRITASP; encoded by the coding sequence ATGAACAGGTGGGTGGTTATTTCGGTCGTGCTTCTGTTGGGATTGCCAGGGTGCATGGTTTCGAAGTCGAAATATGAGGCATCGGTGGCGGATATGGAGTCGGCCAAGGCCGAGTTAGAAAAAAGCCGGATGCATCAGGAAGCCCTTGAAGAACAAATACGCAATTTAAAGGGATTGAACGAAAAAGTGTCCACGGATTTGGAGAAGATGACCACGGAGGTGCAACGGATTAAAGAAGGACGAAAAAATGAGCACACCTTATTGGAAACACGTGAGCGGGAATTGGATCAGGAGAAAGAGCAGCTCATGTCCAAATTGCGCGTGGTCGTGGACCAATATCAAAAAGTGAAGGCCCAAAACAAAGCCCTGAAAGAGACCGTGTTGCGCTATCAGAAGGAATTAAAGGATACCCGTGAATCTTCCATAGAGAGTACGTCCGGGGTGATGAAGTCCTCGGAGAAGCCTGATATGGCCAAGACTGAAATGACTCCGTCAGTGAATTCCAGCCCGATTGTTTCGTCCAAACCACCGGTGCCAAAAATTGTGACGCCCCCAACCCTGCCAAAAATCGGAGGGGATTTAGTCAATATTAATAAGGCGCCAGTAAGTGATCTGGTGTTGACTCTGGGATTAACTCGGGAGGTTGCTGAGGAAGTGGTTTCAAACCGGCCTTACCGGCTCCGTGGCGAACTTGTGGCGAAAAACATTATACCCAAGGCCACATTTGATGAGATCAAGGACCGTATTACGGCTTCTCCGTAA
- a CDS encoding metal-binding protein SmbP, producing MKKPAVIRGIGLFAILGLLVAGAWGSVALAGTNPHVAEAIAHAEGAVKHGEQGHADALVEHAQEALTHAQGAQKDVKNPHLDEGVHELMEAVEHGKAGHADVGTKHAKSAVMHLKEVK from the coding sequence ATGAAAAAGCCAGCGGTTATTAGGGGAATTGGTCTGTTCGCCATTCTAGGGTTATTGGTTGCGGGGGCGTGGGGGTCTGTCGCCCTTGCAGGAACCAATCCACATGTGGCTGAGGCCATTGCGCATGCCGAGGGAGCCGTGAAACATGGCGAGCAGGGACATGCTGATGCCTTGGTTGAGCATGCCCAAGAAGCTTTGACCCACGCTCAGGGCGCCCAAAAGGACGTGAAGAATCCTCATTTAGATGAAGGGGTTCACGAACTCATGGAAGCCGTAGAGCATGGCAAAGCCGGTCATGCCGATGTCGGGACCAAGCATGCAAAAAGCGCAGTGATGCATCTGAAAGAGGTTAAGTAA
- a CDS encoding flavodoxin family protein encodes MQVSAQPSSPQASPQATDGLQVLVTYHSLSGHTAEMAKSVKRGAESIPGTAVLLKTVGQVTADELFGSDAVIVGSPVYWSNMSGEVKAFFDRWQFEFGVYPEWKMRNRVGAAFTTGGQISSGKEVTMLTILAAMLGNKMIVVSDGGAFGASATTEGDSPGINDAERADAWALGKRVAEVAWMIKRGQAFPGQP; translated from the coding sequence GTGCAAGTTTCCGCTCAACCTTCATCTCCCCAAGCATCTCCTCAGGCTACCGATGGCCTTCAGGTCTTAGTCACCTATCATTCTCTGTCGGGGCATACGGCCGAGATGGCCAAGAGTGTGAAAAGGGGTGCTGAGTCGATACCAGGGACCGCCGTCCTCCTGAAGACCGTGGGGCAGGTGACCGCCGATGAGTTGTTTGGCAGCGATGCCGTCATCGTGGGTTCGCCGGTCTATTGGTCGAATATGTCAGGTGAGGTCAAAGCGTTTTTTGACCGGTGGCAGTTTGAATTTGGTGTATATCCTGAATGGAAAATGCGTAATAGGGTTGGAGCAGCCTTTACGACCGGTGGGCAAATATCCAGCGGAAAAGAGGTAACGATGTTGACGATCCTTGCAGCCATGCTTGGGAACAAGATGATTGTCGTGAGTGACGGAGGGGCGTTTGGCGCTTCAGCGACGACGGAAGGCGATAGCCCCGGCATTAATGATGCGGAGCGTGCCGATGCATGGGCGTTGGGAAAGCGTGTGGCTGAAGTGGCGTGGATGATCAAGCGAGGGCAGGCGTTTCCAGGGCAACCATGA
- a CDS encoding tetratricopeptide repeat protein — translation MANPKIEQFKKVLQMDPKDETMWFGLGKAYMNDENWKEAIPALEQCIQVKPEYSAAYFALAQSLHQTGEFEKCRTICTQGITVATQNGDLLVIKNLEALKASLPSS, via the coding sequence ATGGCCAATCCTAAGATCGAACAATTCAAGAAAGTGCTCCAAATGGACCCGAAGGACGAAACCATGTGGTTCGGCCTGGGAAAAGCCTACATGAATGACGAAAACTGGAAAGAGGCCATTCCCGCTTTAGAGCAATGCATTCAGGTGAAACCTGAATATTCAGCCGCCTATTTTGCGTTAGCTCAATCTCTGCACCAGACAGGCGAATTTGAAAAATGCCGGACAATATGCACCCAGGGCATCACCGTGGCAACCCAAAATGGTGATCTCCTCGTCATTAAAAACCTGGAAGCCCTTAAAGCCTCCCTGCCTTCATCCTAA